A region from the Musa acuminata AAA Group cultivar baxijiao chromosome BXJ1-10, Cavendish_Baxijiao_AAA, whole genome shotgun sequence genome encodes:
- the LOC103969169 gene encoding uncharacterized protein LOC103969169 encodes MSTYGGDSWAREAHHRKRRVDDLMLFPSSSSSSRDASFPSFKKLSNGKYACLVCPHNPILDTPLMLSVHNKGSRHIAAESRVRASELSKRNELHKRIALSEDSTGLSSSDILVQQGKSSGFHNKPLIQKTMKAILETKSNQMENPKFVVAGHKTELGTRSSVCDSKHSPATDGIREPSGNDACEFSNSNEKKLLMTAATNKMLTDWHSEFSECREKELKFTSAGWKRDCHGKWYRDENVEFDSDEEDPNITLR; translated from the exons ATGAGCACGTATGGTGGGGATAGCTGGGCAAGAGAGGCGCATCACCGGAAGAGAAGAGTGGACGATCTCATGCtgttcccctcctcctcctcctcctcccgggaTGCTTCATTCCCTTCTTTCAAGAAGCTCTCCAACGGCAAGTATGCCTGCCTCGTCTGCCCTCACAACCCCATCCTAGATACCCCTCTCATGTTGTCG GTACATAATAAGGGATCTCGCCACATTGCTGCAGAATCAAGGGTGAGAGCAAGTGAATTATCAAAACGGAATGAATTACACAAGAGAATAGCCTTATCTGAAGATTCTACTGGTCTTTCAAGTTCTGATATTTTAGTGCAACAAGGGAAGAGTTCAGGGTTCCATAACAAGCCACTCATCCAAAAGACCATGAAGGCAATTTTAGAAACAAAGAGCAACCAAATGGAGAATCCAAAATTTGTTGTTGCTGGTCACAAAACTGAACTAGGAACACGATCTTCTGTGTGTGATTCAAAACACTCTCCTGCTACTGATGGCATCAGAGAGCCATCCGGAAATGATGCTTGTGAGTTTAGTAACAGCAATGAAAAAAAATTGCTGATGACTGCAGCAACTAATAAGATGCTTACTGATTGGCATTCGGAGTTTAGTGAGTGCCGAGAGAAAGAACTCAAATTTACTTCTGCAGGTTGGAAGAGGGATTGTCATGGAAAATGGTACAGAGATGAAAAC GTTGAGTTTGACTCAGATGAAGAAGATCCAAATATCACCCTGAGATGA